The Planktothrix agardhii NIES-204 genomic interval GAGTTTTTATGTCCTACGAAAAAGAAAAAGAAATTGCGATTACAGCCACATTAAGTGCTTGGAAACTGTGTCAAAAAGTGCGTCAAAATATTCCCCAAGCTATGGAGAAAAATGATAAAAGTCCTGTCACCGTGGCTGATTATGGTTCTCAAGCTATTATTTGTAAAGCTTTAGCAGAAGTATTCCCTAATGATCCGGTTGTCGGGGAAGAAGATGCCACGGAATTACAAACTCCAGAAATGGCGGAAAATTTAGCAAAAATTACTGAATATGTACAGGAAATTATTCCTGATGCTACTTCAGAACAAATTATAAACTGGATTAATCAAGGGAATGGCAAGGTTGAAAAAAGGTTTTGGACATTAGACCCAATTGATGGTACAAAGGGCTTTTTAAGACAGGATCAATATGCGATCGCCTTGGCTTTAATTGAGGATGGAGAGGTGAAAGTTGGGGTGATGGGATGCCCAGCTTATCCGGTGGAAAATCATCAACCTGGGGCCCTATTTGTGGCGGTTAGGGGACAGGGTGCAACGATGATAATAGTAGCCACGGGGGAAGAAATTCCGATTCAAGTTGTACCGGAAAATGATATGGAAAATCTGCGATTTGTAGGTAGTATTGAAGCCAGTCATGGTGATATTGAACGCCAGGATGCTGTGGCTAAAGCGGTGGGAATTATTGCCCCAGCAGTTAAGATGGATTCTCAGGCAAAATATGGGGCGGTGGCGTCTGGAAAAGCGGCTTTATATTTGCGACTTCCCTCTCCTAAAACCCCTAATTATCGGGAGAATATTTGGGATCATGCGGCGGGGGCAATTGTAGTAGAAGAAGCGGGGGGACGGGTGAGTGATATGTTTGGTAAACCTTTGGATTTTGCCTCTAATCCTAAGATGTTAGATAACCGGGGTATTATTGTTAGTAATGGGATTATTCATGATACGGTTTTAGGGGTATTAAATCAATAATTATTTGATGGTTTCTGCAAGGCTCAGGCAAAATGGCTATAATGTCTGTTCTCTTGTCGGGAGCCTCGCTATCCCTCTGGGTTTAAATTTGGGTCGCTTAGAGAAACTGAAAAAAGTCAATGATTACCGGAAAGGGGAACAAGGTATATAGCAACCGCTAAGGCAGTTAGGACACCAGACGGATCTTGGAACCCAGACGGTGAAGTATTTTCCCCCGGTGTTCCCTCCCCCCCTAGCCCCCTGTGCACCGGGGGTTTGGGGGGGCTGTTCCGGTGTTCCCTGCTATATTACAGAACCCGCCCCTACGGGTTATCCATTTTCTCCTTAAAAATATCACCTAATTTTTGTCCTTTGGGTAACTCAATAAAAACCCGATCTCCAGTTTGTAAACCTTTCAATACTTGAATTTGATTACCGATTTGGGAACCAACGGTAACGGGGTGAAATTGTGGCTTATTATTAGCATCGGGAAGTAACACCCCCGCTTTACCTTTATTTGTTACAATAGCAACGGTGGGAACCACTAACGCTTGTTTGAGTTTCTCCCCAATAAAACGTAAATCAACATTCATTCCCGACTGAAGTTGATCTTTTCCGGTTTCGATAATAATTCGAGCTTGAAATAACGTAACATCCCGTTCTTTTACCGCTTCGGGGGCAATAATATTAACTCGACCTTTAAATACTTGATCGGGATAGGAGTCGGCAATAATTTCAACGGGTTGATTAGGTTTAATTTGAGCAATATCCGCCTCTGGAATTTTAGCTAAAACTTCTATATCTTTGGCTAAAGCAACAATAGAAGTGGAAGTGGCTGAAGTGGCTTCGGAAGCTGAAGTTGCTGGGGTAACAAAGGCACCTTCAACGGCATAACGTTGGGTAATAATTCCCGAAAACGGGGCGCGAACTTTGGTATCTTCGATTTGAACTTGATAGAATTTTACCTGTCCTTCGGCTTCAGCAACTTCCGCTTTTGCGGAGGTAATTTCCTCTGAACGAGTGCCATTTTTTAACTGATTTAATTTACTTTGGGATTCAGCAACTTCTGCTTCTGAACGAGCAATTTCTTCAGCACGAGTGCCATTTTTGAGTTGATTTAAGGCTTGACGTTCCTGTTCAACATTAGCTTGTCTTTGTTGAATTTGCGATCGCTGAACTTGTTGTAATTGTTCTAAACGTTTTTCGACTTCATTTTGTAGTGCTTCTAACCTGCGTTCATCGCGTAAATATTCATCTAATTTATCCTGAGAAATTGCCCCTTCTCCCTTTAAATCTTGATAGCGTTGTACCCGTTCTACTGCTAATTTTAATTCGGCTTTGTTGGCATCAATTCGAGCTTTTGCTTGATCAATTTCATCAATTAAACTACCTGATTGGGCATCTTTTAAACGAGATTCCGATTCTTTTAAGCGAGCTTTTGCCTGAGCAATTTCTTCGGGACGAGTCCCCGATCGCAGTTGAGATAAATTAGCTTTAACCTGATTTAAACGAGCTTGAGCTTGAACAATTTCCTCCGGTCGGGTTCCGGTTTGCAGCTTGTCTAAATTAGCTTTAACCCGATCCAAACGGGCTTGGGCTTGGAACAGTTGGGCTTCAATTTCGCCACTTTCCATCCGCGCCACAATATCCCCAGCTTGGACAATATCCCCCTGTTCCACATATAATTGCGCTAACCGCCCTTGGGTTTTGGGACTGAGGTTTACCCGGCGCACGGGTTGAACTACCCCACTGGCGGTAATTTTCACCGTTAAATCCTTCGCTTCCACCGGAAACCGTCAGGGTCGCGATCGCATCGGGCTTAATTTGATTCCGACTCCGGGCTAAATAAACCGTTGCCAGAATAGCCAATAGTCCCGAAGCCAAAATTGCAATCATCCAAGGTTTCCATCGCCGTCGGGGAACTTCCGAGAACTGAACGGGATGTTTCACTTCCCCATTGCGTTGTACCGTTTCCTCTTTTGGGCCAGTTAACATAACAGATGCGGGTGCGGGTTGATCAGGAACAGAATCAGCCCTGAAGTTCAGAACATGATTCTGTTAATATATCAATTCTAACGATTTCCGTTAATATTTCTTGACGATTAACCGTCAACCCTCTTGAAATAAAGGTGTACTCAAATAACGTTCACCGAAACTTGGCTGGATCAAAACAATCAGTTTTCCTTTATTTTCAGGACGTTTACCCACTTGAATAGCCGCATATAAGGCTGCCCCGGTGGAAATTCCCGATAAAATCCCTTCTTCCCTGGAAATCCGACGGCCAAAAATCATGGCATTTTCATCAGTAACTTGAATCACTTCGTCAATCATATCCACATTCAAAACCGGAGGAACGAACCCCGCCCCAATCCCTTGAATTTTATGGGGGCCAGGTTTACCCCCGGATAAAATTGGACTATTGGCGGGTTCTACTGCGATCGCCTGAAAATCCGTTTTGCGTTGTTTCAGGACTTCAGCTATCCCGGTTAAAGTCCCTCCAGTTCCCACTCCAGAGATTAAAATATCTACAGAGCCATCGGTATCGGCCCAAATTTCCTCGGCGGTGGTTTTGCGGTGAATTTGGGGGTTGGCCGGATTCTGAAATTGTTGCAACATATAGGCATCGGGCAGGGTATCCACAATTTCCTGCGCCCGGCGGATACAGCCACTCATCCCTTCAATTCCGGGGGTGAGTTCCAATTCGGCACCATAGGCTTTTAACATTGCCCGCCGTTCTGAACTCATGGTTTCGGGCATAGTTAAAATTAAACGATAGCCCCTAGCGGCGGCCACCATTGCTAAGGCAATTCCAGTATTACCCGATGTTGGTTCGACTAATACCGTCTTACCCGGAGTAATCATTCCTTCTTTTTCAGCAACATTAATCATATTCACCCCAATTCGATCCTTGACCGAAGCCGAGGGGTTCATGCCTTCTAATTTGACCACTATTTGAGCCACACACCCTTCCGCCTTGGGAATCCGGTTGAGTTGGACGAGGGGGGTGTTACCGACTAATTCCGTAATGTTATGGGCGATACGCATAATTAACTTGAAGATAAACAACAATGATACAAATAGTTTGAGGAACTCATCCCTAAGCCTTCAGATGTAATACATGATATCCTTCTGTTGTCGGGCATCTCTTTGTTCACAAAGGTCTTTTAAGCTGTATTTTTGTAATACAGAATTCGCCATTTGCTCTGCTTCCTGCCAAAATTCCCAGATCACCGTACCTTCAACGGTATTAGGGCAAGAATTTTGAGGAGACGCTTCGGGATCTGATCCCTCTAAGCACTTCACCACATCAAACAGAGTAATTTTCCCTGGTTCCTTCCCCAGATAATATCCACCTTTTGAGCCTCGTTGACTGCGAACAAGGCCACAGCGCCGCAAGGTAGCCAGCAATTGTTCAAGATAGCGATCAGGAATGTTATGCTGGGCGGAAATTTGGCGGACTTGCCTCGGTTCTGGATCATCATAGTGAGTTGCCAACTCCATCAGGGCGAGAAGGGCATACTGACTTTTGCAAGAGAGTTCCACGCAGAAATCATTCAAAAATGTTTCACGATTCTAGTATACTCCGGTTTTCCCCTGGGAATTTGTTAGTTTCGCGACGTTATACCCGATATAGCAGTCCTAAATCAGTGTCAAGAGCATGATATACAGAATTAATTGAATAGATTTGGAGAATTTAGAAATTTTTTATCAGAAATAAATGGGGATAAAGAACCTGATGATTTTTTAATTACTTGTATTTTATTTGCTCCTAATGCTCCGCAACAAAATCCGGTTGAAGATATTTGGTTACAAGCGAAAAACTTTTTGAGGAAGTATTGGTATTTATGCAGGTCGTTTAAGATTATCAAATTTTTGTTTGAGTTCTTTACCAAAGAACATAAATTTG includes:
- a CDS encoding 3'(2'),5'-bisphosphate nucleotidase → MSYEKEKEIAITATLSAWKLCQKVRQNIPQAMEKNDKSPVTVADYGSQAIICKALAEVFPNDPVVGEEDATELQTPEMAENLAKITEYVQEIIPDATSEQIINWINQGNGKVEKRFWTLDPIDGTKGFLRQDQYAIALALIEDGEVKVGVMGCPAYPVENHQPGALFVAVRGQGATMIIVATGEEIPIQVVPENDMENLRFVGSIEASHGDIERQDAVAKAVGIIAPAVKMDSQAKYGAVASGKAALYLRLPSPKTPNYRENIWDHAAGAIVVEEAGGRVSDMFGKPLDFASNPKMLDNRGIIVSNGIIHDTVLGVLNQ
- the cysK gene encoding cysteine synthase A; translated protein: MRIAHNITELVGNTPLVQLNRIPKAEGCVAQIVVKLEGMNPSASVKDRIGVNMINVAEKEGMITPGKTVLVEPTSGNTGIALAMVAAARGYRLILTMPETMSSERRAMLKAYGAELELTPGIEGMSGCIRRAQEIVDTLPDAYMLQQFQNPANPQIHRKTTAEEIWADTDGSVDILISGVGTGGTLTGIAEVLKQRKTDFQAIAVEPANSPILSGGKPGPHKIQGIGAGFVPPVLNVDMIDEVIQVTDENAMIFGRRISREEGILSGISTGAALYAAIQVGKRPENKGKLIVLIQPSFGERYLSTPLFQEG
- a CDS encoding transcriptional regulator, BadM/Rrf2 family, which translates into the protein MELATHYDDPEPRQVRQISAQHNIPDRYLEQLLATLRRCGLVRSQRGSKGGYYLGKEPGKITLFDVVKCLEGSDPEASPQNSCPNTVEGTVIWEFWQEAEQMANSVLQKYSLKDLCEQRDARQQKDIMYYI